A genomic stretch from Lathyrus oleraceus cultivar Zhongwan6 chromosome 2, CAAS_Psat_ZW6_1.0, whole genome shotgun sequence includes:
- the LOC127119724 gene encoding phosphoenolpyruvate carboxykinase (ATP) 1: MAENGNGNVATENGLAKIQTQKQKALNGICHDDSGPTVKAKTIDELHSLQTKKSAPTTPNTGSSTPFASLSEQERQQLQLQSISASLASLTRETGPKVVKGDPAKSQSQKVDHVHHVHVTPTIAVSDSALKFTHVLYNLSPAELYEQAIKYEKGSFVTSNGALATLSGAKTGRSPRDKRVVKDDVTESELWWGKGSPNIEMDEQTFLVNRERAVDYLNSLDKVYVNDQFLNWDPQNRIKVRIVSARAYHSLFMHNMCIRPSPEELENFGTPDFTIYNAGKFPCNRFTHYMTSSTSIDLNLARREMVILGTQYAGEMKKGLFSVMHYLMPKRQILSLHSGCNMGKDGDVALFFGLSGTGKTTLSTDHNRYLIGDDEHCWSENGVSNIEGGCYAKCIDLSREKEPDIWNAIRFGTVLENVVFDEHTREVDYSDKSVTENTRAAYPIEYIPNAKLPCVGPHPKNVILLACDAFGVLPPVSKLNLAQTMYHFISGYTALVAGTEDGIKEPQATFSACFGAAFIMLHPTKYAAMLAEKMESNGATGWLVNTGWSGGSYGTGKRIKLSYTRKIIDAIHNGSLLKAEYNKSKIFGLETPTAVEGVPAEILDPVNAWADKDAYNETLLKLAGLFRKNFETFTNYTIGKGGDNLTEEILAAGPIF, encoded by the exons ATGGCTGAAAATGGGAATGGAAACGTAGCAACAGAAAACGGGCTTGCGAAGATTCAGACGCAGAAGCAGAAAGCTCTTAACGGGATTTGTCACGATGATAGTGGTCCCACGGTGAAAGCGAAAACCATTGATGAACTTCACTCATTGCAGACGAAGAAATCTGCACCAACTACCCCTAATACGGGGAGTTCAACTCCGTTTGCGTCTCTCTCGGAACAAGAACGCCAGCAACTGCAACTTCAATCAATTAG TGCATCTCTTGCGTCGCTGACAAGAGAAACTGGACCAAAGGTGGTGAAGGGGGATCCAGCTAAGAGCCAGAGCCAGAAGGTTGATCATGTGCATCACGTTCATGTTACTCCAACCATTGCTGTTAGTGACAGTGCTTTGAAATTTACTCATGTTCTCTACAATCTCTCTCCAGCTG AACTGTATGAGCAGGCTATCAAGTATGAGAAAGGTTCGTTTGTTACTTCCAATGGAGCGTTGGCAACACTTTCTGGTGCTAAGACAGGTCGTTCTCCGAGAGACAAGCGTGTCGTTAAGGATGACGTTACTGAGAGTGAACTCTGGTGGGGAAA GGGCTCTCCTAACATTGAGATGGACGAGCAGACTTTTTTGGTGAACAGAGAAAGGGCTGTTGATTACTTGAATTCTTTGGACAAG GTGTATGTGAATGACCAATTCTTGAACTGGGATCCACAGAACAGAATCAAAGTCAGAATTGTCTCAGCCAGAGCATACCATTCATTGTTCATGCACAACAT GTGTATCCGACCCAGTCCTGAAGAGCTGGAGAATTTTGGTACTCCGGACTTCACTATATACAATGCGGGAAAGTTTCCATGTAACCGTTTCACTCACTACATGACATCTTCCACTAGCATTGATCTTAATCTTGCTAGAAGGGAAATGGTTATCCTCGGCACACAATACGCCGGGGAAATGAAGAAAGGTCTTTTCAGTGTCATGCATTATCTCATGCCTAAGCGCCAAATCCTCTCCTTACACTCTGGTTGCAATATGGGCAAAGATGGTGATGTTGCACTCTTCTTTGGACTCTCAG GTACTGGAAAGACTACTCTTTCTACCGATCACAATAGGTATTTAATCGGAGATGATGAACATTGCTGGAGCGAGAATGGTGTCTCCAACATTGAAGGTGGTTGTTATGCTAAATGCATTGATCTTTCCCGGGAGAAAGAGCCTGATATCTGGAATGCAATTAGGTTTGGTACAG TGCTGGAAAACGTGGTGTTTGATGAGCATACTAGAGAAGTTGATTACTCTGACAAATCAGTTACAG AAAATACTCGTGCAGCCTATCCGATTGAGTACATTCCAAATGCAAAGCTACCATGTGTTGGACCTCATCCAAAGAATGTTATTCTTTTGGCATGTGATGCATTTGGTGTGCTACCACCTGTGAGTAAACTAAACCTGGCGCAGACCATGTACCATTTCATCAGTGGATATACAGCTCTG GTGGCTGGAACTGAGGATGGTATAAAGGAGCCACAAGCAACATTTTCGGCCTGTTTTGGTGCAGCATTTATAATGTTACACCCTACAAAATATGCTGCAATGCTTGCTGAAAAAATGGAGAGTAATGGTGCAACAGGGTGGCTTGTTAACACAGGTTGGTCTGGTGGCAGCTATGGTACCGGAAAACGTATCAAACTAAGTTATACTAGAAAAATAATTGATGCTATTCACAATGGAAGCCTCCTGAAGGCAGAGTACAACAAGAGTAAGATTTTTGGCCTTGAGACCCCAACAGCTGTAGAGGGTGTCCCTGCAGAAATTCTCGATCCTGTGAATGCG TGGGCTGACAAAGATGCCTACAATGAGACATTGCTGAAGTTGGCTGGATTGTTCAGGAAGAATTTTGAAACATTCACCAACTACACAATTGGAAAGGGTGGTGACAACCTCACAGAAGAGATTCTTGCAGCTGGACCAATCTTTTGA